TCTACATGTTGATCATTGTTTAACGAATCATTGATTAAATCAATACCGCTATATAAACTATTGTATTTCGGATCATCCGCAGTATATATCTGTGTATTTTCCGGAACATTCCattcaatattatatgtaatcTCGTTATCACCATATAATTTCCTATCTTGGATTTTTGTAATAAAAGGCTTTTCTCGCACAGTATTATCCACAGTATCAGGTTGTGGGACAATACAAATGTT
Above is a genomic segment from Plasmodium gaboni strain SY75 chromosome Unknown, whole genome shotgun sequence containing:
- a CDS encoding putative EMP1-like protein; translation: EEEWNELKKDFISNMLQNDNMDIANENPPGNICIVPQPDTVDNTVREKPFITKIQDRKLYGDNEITYNIEWNVPENTQIYTADDPKYNSLYSGIDLINDSLNNDQHVDIYDELLKRKENELFGTKYPKKRYTF